The Lysobacter gummosus genome includes a region encoding these proteins:
- a CDS encoding TonB-dependent receptor, which produces MCLVSLTRSRVRYRRLALALSIAIAAPLAQAEEAAAASAEPGVTLDAVQVTGTNLKRSDEAGVNPVLVIDRVQIEKSGKVTVSDLLRSLTVNSGNSFNEQYTGSFANGSAGVSLRGLSQKNTLVLVNGYRVASYGFAQNTQDNFVDLNALPLGAIERVEILKDGASALYGSDAIAGVVNLILRRKIEGIELDASYGAATEGGLDQHSIGLRAGHGDPGKDGYSLRFSLDVFKRGQLNADERDLTRDGDYRDQPGGRLAGWSTQGGAFLSNPRAPVAFPCQPGTQSRPYSDFGSPLPGNACAFNTQPYRTLIPDVERYQAMVAGDVWFNDKVQGFAEILYSTSHNGTYFSAPMTVGAGLRAYDRSTGRLVDIPAVLPIGHPNNPNAVPTPFEYSFLDLGARYKINKSEFSRILFGLRGKGEVWDWEVAGSHSESQQHEYVRNFLNRYAFEQVLRDGSYDFLNPSRTPGALEALRLSTRRPGTYRLSTLSGKISGFPWQWRAGDVGVAAGVEFRDEAQDARTSPQVLSGTELRPAINLIDGDRRVAAAFFEFSLKPWEQVEVQLAGRGDHYSDFGSAFSPKLGIRWQVSDDWLLRLNASRGFRAPSLPEIAQSTTISYGSVIDPFDPVQPGASRGVTILRAGNKDLKAERSSNVNLGVLWAPDADTSLGIDLYRIRQDDLIAPDNVQFVVSNPQSNPGRITRDAQGRLQLVENRYANQGTLTTTGFDIEGRKVWHAGDSSWTLDGTWTRLLSYEQPQVAGQGALEGAGGNRFGALPKWRGITSLAYARGDWNAQLSWRYIGGYKQQVVDARSNPGLSDKVDDHHQFDLYLGYEGLRDTTLYVSVQNLADKDPPFDPAGGALPYDISQYDALGRFVSVGFKHKF; this is translated from the coding sequence ATGTGTCTCGTTTCTCTTACCCGTAGCCGCGTGCGTTATCGACGTCTCGCCCTGGCCTTGTCCATCGCCATCGCCGCGCCGCTGGCGCAAGCCGAGGAAGCCGCCGCCGCGTCCGCCGAGCCGGGCGTCACGCTCGATGCGGTGCAGGTCACCGGCACCAACCTCAAGCGCAGCGATGAGGCCGGGGTGAATCCGGTGCTGGTGATCGATCGCGTGCAGATCGAGAAGAGCGGCAAGGTCACCGTGTCGGATCTGCTGCGCAGCCTTACCGTCAACAGCGGCAACAGCTTCAACGAGCAATACACCGGCAGCTTCGCCAATGGTTCGGCCGGCGTGTCGCTGCGCGGCCTGAGCCAGAAGAACACGTTGGTGCTGGTCAACGGTTATCGCGTGGCTTCGTACGGCTTCGCGCAGAACACCCAGGACAACTTCGTCGATCTCAACGCGCTGCCGCTGGGCGCGATCGAACGCGTGGAAATCCTCAAGGACGGCGCGTCGGCGCTGTACGGTTCCGATGCGATCGCCGGCGTGGTCAATCTGATCCTGCGCCGCAAGATCGAAGGCATCGAACTCGATGCGTCTTATGGCGCGGCCACCGAAGGCGGCCTGGACCAGCACAGCATCGGCCTGCGCGCCGGTCACGGCGATCCGGGCAAGGACGGCTACAGCCTGCGTTTCAGCCTGGACGTGTTCAAGCGCGGCCAGCTCAACGCCGATGAGCGCGATCTGACCCGCGACGGCGATTACCGCGATCAGCCCGGCGGACGTCTGGCCGGCTGGTCTACCCAGGGCGGTGCGTTCCTGAGCAATCCGCGCGCGCCAGTCGCTTTTCCCTGCCAGCCGGGCACGCAGTCGCGTCCGTACAGCGACTTCGGCAGCCCGCTGCCGGGCAACGCCTGCGCCTTCAACACCCAGCCGTATCGCACGCTGATTCCCGATGTCGAACGCTATCAGGCGATGGTCGCGGGCGATGTCTGGTTCAACGACAAGGTCCAGGGCTTCGCGGAGATTCTCTACAGCACCAGCCACAACGGCACCTATTTCAGCGCGCCGATGACGGTCGGCGCGGGCCTGCGCGCTTACGATCGCAGCACCGGCCGCCTGGTCGATATTCCGGCGGTGCTGCCGATCGGCCATCCGAACAATCCCAACGCCGTGCCGACCCCATTCGAGTATTCCTTCCTCGACCTGGGCGCGCGCTACAAGATCAACAAGTCCGAGTTCTCGCGCATCCTGTTCGGCCTGCGCGGCAAGGGCGAGGTGTGGGATTGGGAAGTCGCCGGCAGCCATTCGGAAAGCCAGCAGCACGAGTACGTGCGCAACTTCCTCAATCGCTATGCGTTCGAGCAGGTGCTGCGCGACGGCAGTTACGATTTCCTCAATCCCTCGCGCACGCCGGGCGCGCTCGAAGCGCTGCGCTTGTCCACGCGCCGTCCGGGCACCTATCGCCTGAGCACGCTGAGCGGGAAGATTTCCGGCTTCCCGTGGCAATGGCGCGCGGGCGATGTCGGCGTCGCCGCCGGCGTGGAGTTCCGCGACGAGGCCCAGGACGCGCGCACCAGCCCGCAGGTGTTGTCCGGCACCGAACTGCGTCCGGCGATCAATCTGATCGACGGCGACCGCCGCGTCGCCGCGGCGTTCTTCGAATTCAGCCTCAAGCCGTGGGAACAGGTGGAAGTGCAGCTGGCCGGCCGCGGCGATCACTACAGCGACTTCGGCAGTGCGTTCTCGCCCAAGCTCGGCATTCGCTGGCAGGTCAGCGACGACTGGCTGCTGCGCTTGAACGCCTCGCGCGGTTTCCGCGCGCCGTCGCTGCCGGAGATCGCGCAGAGCACCACCATCAGCTACGGCTCGGTGATCGATCCCTTCGATCCGGTGCAGCCGGGCGCCTCGCGCGGCGTCACCATCCTGCGCGCCGGCAACAAGGACCTGAAGGCCGAGCGTTCCAGCAACGTCAACCTGGGCGTGCTGTGGGCGCCCGACGCCGACACCAGCCTGGGCATCGATCTGTACCGCATCCGCCAGGACGATCTGATCGCGCCGGACAACGTGCAGTTCGTGGTGTCGAACCCGCAGAGCAATCCCGGCCGCATCACCCGCGATGCGCAGGGCCGTCTGCAACTGGTCGAGAACCGCTACGCCAACCAGGGCACCCTGACCACGACCGGCTTCGATATCGAAGGCCGCAAGGTCTGGCACGCCGGCGATTCGTCGTGGACCTTGGACGGCACCTGGACCCGCCTGCTGAGCTACGAGCAGCCGCAGGTCGCCGGCCAGGGCGCGCTGGAAGGCGCCGGCGGCAACCGCTTCGGCGCGTTGCCGAAGTGGCGCGGCATCACCTCGCTGGCCTATGCGCGCGGCGACTGGAACGCGCAGCTGTCGTGGCGTTACATCGGCGGCTACAAGCAGCAGGTAGTCGATGCGCGTAGCAACCCGGGCCTGAGCGACAAGGTAGACGACCACCACCAGTTCGATCTGTACCTGGGCTATGAGGGCCTGCGCGATACGACCTTGTACGTTTCGGTGCAGAACCTGGCCGACAAGGATCCGCCGTTCGATCCGGCCGGCGGCGCGCTGCCCTACGACATCAGCCAGTACGACGCGCTGGGGCGGTTCGTCAGCGTGGGGTTCAAGCACAAGTTCTGA
- a CDS encoding DUF4349 domain-containing protein, which translates to MDTNTIANRLGTLLLATAMLAGCAKHAYESPAETSVKTTESYLTVKPGSGSDAGGGAKADLGVLLAYEHQIRIRMPGERIAARASEVQAACNSGKFGACAVLGMSQSGGDDPSATVQVRIVPDGVDKLIGLASKGEQIAERSIQAEDLATAVRDNSLRQDRLRKEHARLLEFQDRKDLKIADVMTLSGRIAEIEAQLQAAEQEAAQQQRRISTQLVTLTFQTTRAQENTGEIGQAFKDVGSIVTGVVAFMIRAFAALLPVAVVLFVLVVVIRRIRRARRKS; encoded by the coding sequence ATGGATACGAATACGATCGCGAACCGGCTGGGCACGTTGCTGCTGGCCACAGCGATGCTCGCCGGCTGCGCCAAGCACGCCTATGAGTCGCCCGCCGAGACCTCGGTGAAGACGACGGAGTCCTATCTAACAGTCAAACCCGGTTCTGGCTCCGACGCCGGCGGCGGCGCGAAGGCCGACCTGGGCGTGCTGCTGGCCTACGAACATCAGATCCGTATCCGCATGCCCGGCGAGCGCATCGCGGCCCGGGCCAGCGAGGTGCAGGCCGCCTGCAACAGCGGCAAGTTCGGCGCCTGCGCGGTATTGGGCATGAGCCAGAGCGGCGGCGACGATCCGTCGGCGACCGTACAGGTGCGGATCGTGCCCGACGGCGTGGACAAGCTGATCGGGCTGGCCAGCAAGGGCGAACAGATCGCCGAGCGCAGCATCCAGGCCGAGGATCTGGCGACCGCCGTGCGCGACAACAGCCTGCGCCAGGATCGTCTGCGCAAGGAGCATGCGCGATTGCTCGAATTCCAGGATCGCAAGGATCTGAAAATCGCCGACGTGATGACGCTGTCCGGCCGCATCGCCGAGATCGAAGCGCAGTTGCAGGCGGCCGAGCAGGAAGCCGCGCAGCAACAGCGGCGCATTTCGACTCAGCTGGTCACGCTGACCTTCCAGACCACGCGCGCGCAGGAGAACACGGGCGAAATCGGCCAGGCGTTCAAGGACGTGGGTTCCATCGTGACCGGCGTGGTCGCCTTCATGATCCGCGCCTTCGCCGCGTTGCTGCCGGTGGCAGTGGTGTTGTTCGTGCTGGTGGTGGTGATCCGCCGTATCCGCCGCGCGCGCCGCAAGAGCTGA
- a CDS encoding substrate-binding domain-containing protein, giving the protein MFKVLIQPKWTLHAADGRPLPPKLIDLLLGVHATGSLAAACRDLDLSYRYAWGLLQSSRSLFGAPLLRMTRGRGATLTALGESLVWADQRIAARLAPTLDSLASEVEVELGRVLSAQAAPPRLHAAHGFAVETLRRFLDEADVAVDLKYRSPGEALAALRSGDCDLAGVHLPIGEFERDILSHYADRIDPAGDRALHLATRRIGLIVAPGNPKRIRTLADLLREDVRFIHRQHGSGARLLLERMLAKQGHSIRDVRGCGIDELTHAAVAAYVASGMADAGFGLETPARRYGLEFLPIASEHYFFLVREQTLTAPALAEVMAILHSERFRHELGLLPGYDAGRCGTVQDLFEAFPSARAVFA; this is encoded by the coding sequence ATGTTCAAAGTATTGATCCAACCCAAGTGGACCCTGCACGCCGCCGACGGCCGGCCGCTGCCGCCCAAGCTGATCGATCTGCTGCTGGGCGTGCACGCGACCGGGTCGCTGGCGGCGGCGTGCCGCGATCTGGACCTGTCCTATCGCTATGCCTGGGGATTGTTGCAATCCTCGCGTTCGTTGTTCGGCGCGCCGTTGCTGCGCATGACCCGCGGACGCGGCGCCACGCTCACCGCGCTCGGCGAAAGCCTGGTGTGGGCCGACCAGCGCATCGCCGCGCGCCTGGCGCCGACCCTGGACAGTCTGGCCTCGGAGGTCGAAGTCGAACTCGGCCGCGTGCTCAGCGCCCAGGCGGCGCCGCCGCGGTTGCATGCGGCGCACGGATTCGCGGTGGAGACATTGCGGCGGTTTCTCGATGAGGCCGACGTCGCGGTGGACCTGAAATACCGCAGCCCCGGTGAGGCGCTGGCGGCGCTGCGCTCGGGCGATTGCGATCTGGCCGGAGTGCATCTGCCGATCGGCGAATTCGAACGCGACATCCTCAGCCACTACGCCGATCGCATCGATCCAGCCGGCGACCGCGCCCTGCATCTGGCGACGCGGCGGATCGGCCTGATCGTCGCGCCCGGAAATCCCAAGCGCATCCGCACGCTGGCCGATCTGCTGCGCGAGGACGTGCGCTTCATCCATCGCCAACACGGCTCGGGCGCGCGCCTGCTGCTGGAGCGCATGCTGGCCAAGCAGGGCCATTCGATCCGTGATGTACGCGGCTGCGGCATCGACGAACTCACCCACGCCGCGGTCGCGGCCTACGTCGCCAGCGGCATGGCCGACGCCGGCTTCGGCCTGGAAACGCCGGCGCGGCGCTACGGCCTGGAATTCCTGCCGATCGCTTCGGAGCATTACTTCTTCCTGGTGCGCGAACAGACCTTGACCGCGCCGGCCCTGGCCGAGGTGATGGCGATCCTGCACAGCGAGCGCTTCCGCCACGAGTTGGGTTTGCTGCCGGGCTACGACGCCGGTCGCTGCGGCACGGTGCAGGATTTGTTCGAGGCGTTTCCGTCGGCGCGCGCGGTGTTCGCCTGA
- a CDS encoding DUF885 domain-containing protein — MRPLRPTQLAALLSPTLIALALAGCGSHDPATPSPRSASAHAAAAGTADPAVDAAFAALSKRWLDGVMQINPIAASQIGDHRFDGEIDDLSAAGRQRQIDFNTKLLGELDAIDATRLSRENQVDALVLRNRLRSDVWTIQTLQSWAWDPLVYSGLAGDALYNLMAREYAPMPQRLKSATARMEKIPQIFAQARANLDPARVPKIHAETVAKQNAGVLSLIDTFIAPNAGQLNGADRKRLDAAVAGLRKAVAEQQEWLDKTLVPNAKGNFRIGQTLYDEKLKFSLNSSLSRAQIMQRAQAELIRVRGEMYAIAQKELKDKPGAPALPDKPTPEQQQKAIEAALELAYADKPPRDKIVDFAKQTLSDATAFTRAKNLVTVPDAPVKVILMPEFQRGVALAYCDSPGPLDKDLDTYYAISPIPDDWSGEQVDSFLREYNTRMVHLLSIHEAMPGHYLEGAHSAKAPSTLRAVLRSGVFAEGWAVYTEDLMADSGYLDNDPLFRLVQLKFYLRTLGNAILDQGVQVEDWSREQAMDFMTKQTFQQEREAAGKWVRAQLTSAQLPTYFVGAQEHFDMRKAVQAQLGAKFDLKTYHDQVLSYGAPPVRFVRELMLDEPIR, encoded by the coding sequence ATGCGCCCGTTGCGCCCTACGCAGCTCGCTGCCTTGCTTAGTCCCACCCTGATCGCGCTGGCCCTGGCCGGCTGCGGTTCGCACGACCCCGCCACGCCTTCGCCGCGCAGCGCGTCCGCGCACGCGGCCGCCGCCGGCACCGCCGATCCGGCGGTCGATGCCGCCTTCGCCGCGCTGTCCAAGCGCTGGCTCGACGGCGTCATGCAGATCAATCCCATCGCCGCGAGCCAGATCGGCGATCACCGCTTCGACGGCGAGATCGATGACCTCAGCGCCGCCGGCCGCCAACGCCAGATCGACTTCAACACCAAGCTGCTCGGCGAACTCGACGCCATCGACGCGACCCGGCTGTCGCGCGAGAACCAGGTCGATGCGCTGGTCCTGCGCAACCGCCTGCGCTCGGACGTATGGACGATCCAGACCCTGCAAAGCTGGGCCTGGGATCCGCTGGTCTACAGCGGCCTGGCCGGCGACGCGCTGTACAACCTGATGGCGCGCGAATACGCGCCGATGCCGCAGCGGCTGAAGTCGGCGACCGCGCGCATGGAGAAGATCCCGCAGATCTTCGCCCAGGCCCGCGCCAACCTCGATCCGGCCCGGGTTCCGAAAATCCATGCCGAGACCGTGGCCAAGCAGAACGCCGGCGTGCTCAGCCTGATCGACACCTTCATCGCGCCCAACGCCGGCCAGCTCAATGGCGCCGACCGCAAGCGCCTGGACGCCGCCGTCGCCGGCCTGCGCAAGGCCGTGGCCGAACAGCAGGAGTGGCTGGACAAGACCCTGGTGCCGAACGCGAAGGGCAACTTCCGCATCGGCCAGACCCTGTACGACGAAAAGCTGAAGTTCTCGCTCAATTCATCGCTGTCGCGCGCGCAGATCATGCAGCGCGCGCAAGCCGAGCTGATCCGCGTACGCGGCGAGATGTACGCGATCGCGCAGAAGGAACTCAAGGACAAGCCCGGCGCGCCGGCGCTGCCCGACAAGCCCACGCCCGAGCAGCAGCAAAAGGCGATCGAAGCGGCGCTGGAACTGGCTTACGCCGACAAGCCGCCGCGCGACAAGATCGTCGATTTCGCCAAGCAGACCCTGAGCGATGCGACCGCCTTCACCCGCGCGAAGAATCTGGTGACCGTGCCCGACGCGCCGGTCAAGGTGATCCTGATGCCGGAATTCCAGCGCGGCGTGGCGCTGGCGTATTGCGATTCGCCCGGCCCGCTCGACAAGGACCTGGACACGTATTACGCGATCTCGCCGATCCCGGACGACTGGAGCGGCGAACAGGTCGATTCCTTCCTGCGCGAATACAACACGCGCATGGTGCACCTGCTGTCGATCCACGAAGCGATGCCGGGCCACTACCTGGAAGGCGCGCATTCGGCCAAGGCGCCCTCGACCCTGCGCGCGGTGCTGCGCTCGGGCGTGTTCGCGGAAGGCTGGGCGGTCTACACCGAAGATCTGATGGCCGACTCGGGTTATCTCGACAACGATCCGCTGTTCCGCCTGGTGCAGTTGAAGTTCTACCTGCGCACGCTCGGCAACGCGATCCTGGATCAGGGCGTGCAGGTCGAGGACTGGAGCCGCGAGCAGGCCATGGACTTCATGACCAAGCAGACCTTCCAGCAGGAACGCGAAGCCGCCGGCAAGTGGGTGCGCGCGCAGCTGACTTCGGCGCAGCTGCCGACGTATTTCGTCGGCGCGCAGGAGCATTTCGACATGCGCAAGGCGGTGCAGGCGCAGTTGGGGGCGAAGTTCGACCTGAAGACCTACCACGACCAGGTGCTGTCGTACGGCGCGCCGCCGGTGCGCTTCGTGCGCGAGTTGATGTTGGACGAACCGATCCGCTGA
- a CDS encoding autotransporter outer membrane beta-barrel domain-containing protein: MFAAALALGGLGTSAPARAQSCAAGETAVNFNYIAGFGDVANQTLTVPAGVSSIRVFLNGSQGGSTSVSGGLGGQVEGVLAVAPGDAITVRVGGEDSRGAVNGGIGNGGADFGNNGGGATDLLLGGNRVAIAGGGGGAGSMGWNNGVNFVDGGVGGAGGGGAGGAGAATVDTPNPPGPLGGEGGRVGFGGQPGMGCNNVAVGPSAGSDTGVGGTSPPAPGAPVMAGGGGGGGGGASMGGGGGGGGGGMGSFDCAVLDGNGGGGGGAGGTSDGGGLTSPVLRNGVHAGDGSALICYTQPTFAFSGSASGQSGAVTLRLDTTNPTATQQVTVAQGAASFAFPNPVPAGANWTLSIAATPAGQQCGVTPASGSAVGADVANLALQCRNVSAGTVSIDPASLSDATQGVAFAQTLTASSSDGAIAPYAFALASGALPDGLALSAAGELSGTPSVAGRFDFSVQATSSNGISGSRAYSMLVNRSGTQSISQFLTDPVAPVFAAGGTFTVSAVGGASGNRLIFASLTPAVCTVSGNTVSMRAIGLCTLSADQAGGNGFEAAPQAQLSVMLGAIAPSLTWIEDLRKQLSEGGFDLPDPRSNSAGAFGFASADPGVATVSGRRVTLVGTGITTLTATQAASGGYLAATVSIALVVADRPDPTRDAGVVGGLQAQIDASTRFLAAQQTNLNDRLRQLRHAADNRSSHSLAFSLRGDGRASQGLRLAPDRERAAAFAPEMAQGWGLWSAGTIVAGGRDARGGSRGFDFRSDGVTFGADWRGGDALVLGLAAGFGWNDTDLDGPRSRLKGKQRSLALYGLWRGGQWFVDGNFGLGRLNFDTERWNSAAAAAARGERDGRQAFGALTTGYEYAGDKLHLTGYGRIDVNRTRLRAYAERGLDDLDLRYGAQTLRDRGLALGLEGQYATGASWHPYWMLEYRDGSNDRSDVALNYVQRASANDYVLGLRSYGDRSFTYGGGMDLDLSAAWRLSLLLRRQHASGQDAASTFGLLLSYSPGAARTIAMPATSPHDATDAAGHEGAAQAGSGGGEDGR; encoded by the coding sequence ATGTTCGCCGCCGCGCTCGCGCTCGGCGGACTCGGCACAAGCGCGCCGGCCCGGGCGCAAAGCTGCGCCGCGGGCGAGACCGCGGTGAACTTCAATTACATCGCCGGTTTCGGCGACGTCGCGAATCAGACGCTGACGGTGCCTGCCGGGGTCAGTTCGATCCGGGTCTTTTTGAACGGCTCGCAAGGCGGAAGCACCAGTGTATCGGGCGGACTGGGCGGACAGGTGGAGGGCGTCCTGGCGGTCGCGCCGGGCGATGCGATCACCGTGCGGGTCGGCGGTGAAGACAGCCGCGGAGCCGTGAATGGCGGGATCGGTAATGGGGGAGCCGATTTTGGCAACAACGGCGGCGGCGCTACGGATTTGCTCCTGGGCGGCAATCGCGTGGCCATCGCCGGCGGCGGCGGCGGGGCCGGTTCTATGGGGTGGAACAACGGTGTGAATTTTGTTGACGGTGGCGTCGGTGGCGCCGGCGGCGGCGGCGCGGGAGGAGCCGGTGCCGCCACCGTCGATACTCCCAACCCGCCGGGGCCATTGGGCGGAGAGGGCGGGAGAGTGGGGTTTGGGGGCCAGCCCGGCATGGGTTGCAATAATGTCGCGGTCGGACCGAGCGCCGGCTCGGACACGGGCGTGGGCGGCACTTCGCCCCCCGCGCCAGGCGCGCCGGTCATGGCCGGCGGCGGCGGTGGCGGCGGCGGTGGCGCCAGCATGGGCGGCGGCGGCGGCGGCGGTGGCGGCGGCATGGGTTCGTTCGATTGCGCGGTCCTCGACGGCAACGGCGGCGGCGGCGGTGGCGCGGGCGGCACCTCCGACGGCGGCGGCCTGACCTCGCCCGTGCTGCGCAACGGCGTGCACGCCGGCGACGGTTCGGCCCTGATCTGCTACACCCAGCCGACCTTCGCTTTCAGCGGCAGCGCCAGCGGGCAGAGCGGCGCGGTCACCCTGCGGCTGGACACCACCAACCCCACCGCCACGCAGCAAGTGACCGTGGCCCAGGGGGCGGCTAGCTTCGCCTTTCCCAATCCGGTGCCGGCCGGGGCGAACTGGACGCTCAGCATCGCCGCCACTCCCGCCGGCCAGCAATGCGGCGTGACCCCGGCCAGCGGCAGCGCCGTCGGCGCCGATGTCGCCAACCTGGCGCTGCAATGCCGGAATGTATCCGCCGGCACGGTCTCGATCGATCCGGCCAGCCTGTCCGATGCCACCCAGGGCGTCGCCTTCGCGCAGACCCTGACCGCGTCCAGCAGCGACGGCGCGATCGCGCCGTACGCCTTCGCGCTGGCATCGGGCGCCTTGCCGGATGGATTGGCCCTGTCGGCGGCCGGCGAATTGAGCGGCACGCCGAGCGTCGCCGGCCGTTTCGATTTCAGCGTGCAGGCCACTTCGAGCAACGGCATCAGCGGCAGCCGCGCTTATTCGATGCTGGTCAATCGCAGCGGCACGCAGAGCATCAGCCAGTTCCTCACCGACCCCGTCGCGCCGGTGTTCGCCGCCGGCGGCACCTTCACCGTGTCCGCCGTGGGCGGGGCTTCGGGCAATCGGCTGATATTCGCCAGCCTCACGCCGGCGGTGTGCACGGTCAGCGGCAACACCGTCAGCATGCGCGCGATCGGCCTGTGCACGCTGAGCGCCGATCAGGCCGGCGGCAACGGCTTTGAGGCCGCGCCGCAAGCGCAATTGAGCGTGATGCTCGGCGCGATCGCGCCTTCGCTGACCTGGATCGAGGATCTGCGCAAGCAATTGTCCGAAGGCGGCTTCGACCTGCCGGACCCGCGCAGCAATAGCGCCGGCGCGTTCGGCTTCGCCAGCGCCGACCCCGGCGTGGCCACCGTCAGCGGCCGCCGCGTCACCCTGGTCGGCACCGGCATCACCACCTTGACCGCGACCCAGGCCGCGAGCGGCGGCTACCTCGCCGCGACCGTGAGCATCGCCCTGGTGGTGGCCGATCGTCCCGATCCGACCCGCGATGCCGGCGTGGTCGGCGGCTTACAGGCGCAGATCGATGCCAGCACGCGCTTCCTCGCCGCGCAGCAGACCAATCTCAACGATCGCCTGCGCCAGTTGCGCCATGCCGCGGACAATCGTTCCAGCCATTCGCTCGCTTTCAGCCTGCGCGGCGACGGCCGCGCCAGTCAGGGCCTGAGGCTGGCGCCCGACCGGGAACGCGCCGCGGCGTTCGCGCCGGAGATGGCGCAAGGCTGGGGCCTGTGGAGCGCGGGCACGATCGTCGCCGGCGGGCGCGATGCGCGCGGCGGCAGCCGCGGCTTCGATTTCCGCAGCGACGGTGTGACCTTCGGCGCCGATTGGCGCGGCGGCGATGCGCTGGTGCTGGGCCTTGCCGCCGGTTTCGGCTGGAACGACACCGATCTGGACGGTCCGCGCTCCAGGCTCAAGGGCAAGCAGCGTTCGCTGGCGCTGTATGGCTTGTGGCGCGGCGGCCAGTGGTTCGTCGACGGCAACTTCGGCCTGGGCCGGTTGAATTTCGACACCGAGCGATGGAACTCCGCCGCCGCGGCCGCCGCTCGCGGCGAGCGCGACGGCCGCCAGGCCTTCGGCGCGCTGACCACCGGTTACGAATACGCCGGCGACAAGCTGCATCTGACCGGCTACGGCCGCATCGACGTCAACCGCACGCGCCTGCGCGCCTATGCCGAGCGCGGCCTGGACGATCTGGATCTGCGTTACGGTGCGCAGACGCTGCGCGACAGGGGCCTGGCGCTGGGCCTGGAGGGTCAGTACGCGACCGGCGCCAGCTGGCATCCGTACTGGATGCTGGAGTATCGCGACGGTTCCAACGATCGCAGCGACGTCGCGTTGAACTACGTGCAACGTGCGTCGGCGAACGATTACGTGCTGGGCTTGCGCAGTTACGGCGATCGTTCCTTCACCTATGGCGGCGGTATGGACCTGGACCTGTCCGCGGCGTGGCGCCTGTCGCTGTTGCTGCGCCGTCAGCACGCCAGCGGGCAGGATGCGGCCTCGACCTTCGGCTTGCTGTTGTCCTATTCGCCGGGCGCGGCGCGGACCATTGCGATGCCGGCGACGTCGCCGCACGACGCGACCGACGCCGCTGGCCATGAGGGCGCCGCGCAAGCCGGCTCCGGTGGCGGCGAAGACGGGCGCTGA
- the speG gene encoding spermidine N1-acetyltransferase codes for MNTTSETAPTSVPVPSVTLRPLERGDLHFVHVLNNNRSVMGYWFEEPYESFVELEELYRKHIHDQSERRFIVQDGGQERVGLVELVEIDHLHRRAEFLIMISPEQQRRGYARAATRLAISYAFRVLNLYKLYLLVDVDNLRAIQIYEDAGFQREGILVDEFFSDGRYHDVVRMCLFQPQVLGQGSAWRDRSSR; via the coding sequence ATGAACACGACCTCCGAAACCGCCCCTACGTCGGTGCCCGTGCCCAGCGTCACATTGCGACCGCTGGAACGCGGCGACCTGCATTTCGTCCACGTGCTCAACAACAACCGCAGCGTGATGGGCTACTGGTTCGAAGAACCCTACGAGTCCTTCGTCGAACTCGAAGAGCTATATCGCAAGCACATCCACGACCAGTCCGAGCGCCGCTTCATCGTCCAGGACGGCGGCCAGGAGCGGGTGGGGCTGGTGGAACTGGTCGAGATCGACCACCTGCACCGTCGCGCCGAATTCCTGATCATGATTTCGCCTGAACAGCAGCGCCGCGGTTATGCGCGCGCGGCGACGCGGCTGGCGATCAGCTACGCGTTCCGGGTGTTGAATCTGTACAAGCTGTATCTGCTGGTGGACGTGGACAATCTGCGCGCGATCCAGATCTACGAAGACGCCGGTTTCCAGCGCGAAGGCATCCTGGTCGATGAGTTCTTCAGCGACGGCCGCTATCACGACGTGGTGCGGATGTGTTTGTTCCAGCCGCAGGTGCTGGGGCAGGGCAGCGCCTGGCGCGATCGTAGTAGTCGCTGA